The Candidatus Hydrogenedentota bacterium genomic interval CGTTGGTGCGGCCGAAGCAGCACGGAGATAATTGAATATGAACAGGATTTTTTCGTTTTTTTCGGGTCCGGCGAGTATTGCCATGTATACCTACAGAGAAGGCATCCGCAAAAAAGTACTGATCGGTTTCCTTGTTTTGAGTCTTCTCGTAATTTTTGGATCCAGCTTTATTTCTTCTTTCCTTGATCCTACGACGGAAACAGACATCAATCTCAAATTGATCAAAGATATTTGTGTGACGGCTATAGCCATATTCGGCGCGCTCATTACCATTTATATCAGCGCGTCCGTTGTGCCGGGAGAAGTGGAAAATAAAGTTATCTATACCATTCTTTCCAAACCGGTGCGGCGTATACAGTACTTGATGGGGAAATTTCTCGGCGCGCAATTGATCATTATCGTGAATCTTTTGCTCATGGGCATGCTCTTTTTTATGGCCCTCTATTTGCGGCAGGGGGTCATGCCCACGTTGCTGTTATGGAGTCTATTGCTCACCTACTTCCAATTCGTTATTATCTCTGCCTTCACCTTTGCCCTTTCCTGTGCCGCCAGCTCGCCGTTAGTGCCCACCGTTGGCGGTCTTTTCCTGTACATCACCGGTAATTTAACCGAGTATTTAAAAGACGTAGAACATAGAGCCGGTCAGACCGGTCAGATGTTAGACAAAATCATCGGCGATATCGCATCCGGGCTCTATGCTATTTTGCCCAATTTGCAAAACTTCAGTTTGAGTACGCAAATTGTTACCGGGCAGCCTAATGATCCGCCTGCTGATGTGT includes:
- a CDS encoding ABC transporter permease subunit; translated protein: MNRIFSFFSGPASIAMYTYREGIRKKVLIGFLVLSLLVIFGSSFISSFLDPTTETDINLKLIKDICVTAIAIFGALITIYISASVVPGEVENKVIYTILSKPVRRIQYLMGKFLGAQLIIIVNLLLMGMLFFMALYLRQGVMPTLLLWSLLLTYFQFVIISAFTFALSCAASSPLVPTVGGLFLYITGNLTEYLKDVEHRAGQTGQMLDKIIGDIASGLYAILPNLQNFSLSTQIVTGQPNDPPADVLIPNLILYGMVYGLAGFACAYLVFWRKEV